In the Peromyscus maniculatus bairdii isolate BWxNUB_F1_BW_parent chromosome 20, HU_Pman_BW_mat_3.1, whole genome shotgun sequence genome, one interval contains:
- the Tonsl gene encoding tonsoku-like protein isoform X2: protein MTLEQELRQLSKAKARAQRNGQLREEAVYCHQLGELLAGHGRFTEALEEHQQELHLLESVQDTLGCAVAHRKIGERLAEMENYSEALKHQHLYLDLAGSLSNHTELQRAWATIGRTHLDVYDHCQSRDALLQAQAAFEKSLAIVDEKLEGILTQRELSEMRTRLYLNLGLTFESLQQTALCNDYFKKSIFLAEQNHLYEDLFRARYNLGAIHWRGGQHSQAMRCLEGARECARAMKMRFMESECCMVVSQVLQDLGDFLAAKRSLKKAYRLGSQKPVQRAAVCQSLKYVLAVIQLQQQLEEAEGRDPQRAMATCEQLGDLFSKAGDFPKALEAYQKQLHFAELLNRPDVELAVIHVSLATTLGDMKDHRKAVHHYEEELRLRKGNALEEAKTWFNIALSREEAGDAYELLAPCFQKAFSCAQRAQRFQLQRQILQHLYTVQLKLQPQEAPGTEIKLQELSMAKGAEEEEEEEEEEEEASEALETSDLELSESEDDADREEDEELRGCLGRRKVNKWNRRNDMGETLLHRACIEGQLRRVQDLVRQGHPLNPRDYCGWTPLHEACNYGHLEIVRFLLDHGAAVDDPGGQGCDGITPLHDALTCGHFEVAELLIERGASVTLRTRKGLSPLETLQQWVKLYFRDLDLETRQKAASMERRLQMASSGQALHGSPGLQTIPRNHLFDPETSPRSSPCPEPSRGTPRPPEASPGPAEDFLEEAVSAGSRPRRNRHRPTSSSSSSEDEDSMGPCRPSQKRPRHSTRAQQDEAQTADPSSKSRETATSSACRAAYQAAIRGVGSAQSRRLVPSLPRGSDEVPVPKAALIPEEEYLAGEWLELDTPLTHSNRPSTSGSDHERCPVRRRNRAKQSRLTCLDGWGTQTKAGDGSLAAESSPENLSMPRTSGPNRENCAAGQPLLLVQPPPIRVRVQIQDNLFLIPVPHSDVHSVAWLAEQAAQRYYQTCGLLPRLTLRKDGALLAPQDPIPDVLQSNDEVLAEVTSWDLPPLTDRYRRACQSLGQGEHQQVLQAMEHQSSSPSFSACSLALCQAQLTPLLRALKLHTALRELRLAGNRLGDGCAPELLATLGTMPNLVLLDLSSNHLGQEGLRQLVEGSSGQAALQNLEEMDLSMNPLGDGCGQALASLLRACPMLSTLRLQACGFSSSFFQSHQAALGSAFQDAEHLKALSLSYNALGAPALARVLQSLPARALLRLELSSVAASKSDLSLVEPVVRYLTKEGCALTHLTLSANYLSDKAVKDLSRCLPYCPSLVSLDLSANPEVSGASLEELLSALQERPQGLSFLGLSGKSWKPQRLLPCLTSRRTYLPGTCQRKRQTLPPARLCETVVVKGTLWCDGGKVRLPLSYCSEYGGKEPGMAHTCNPALGRLRQTPSNMS from the exons ATGACCCTGGAGCAGGAGCTTCGCC AGCTGAGCAAAGCCAAAGCCAGGGCCCAGAGGAATGGGCAGCTGCGCGAGGAGGCGGTCTACTGCCACCAGCTGGGGGAGCTGCTGGCTGGCCACG GCCGCTTCACGGAAGCTCTGGAGGAGCACCAGCAGGAGCTACATCTGCTTGAGAGCGTCCAGGACACCCTGGGCTGCGCAGTGGCCCACCGCAAGATCGGAGAACGGCTGGCCGAGATGGAGAATTACTCGGAGGCTCTGAAG CACCAGCATCTCTACCTGGATCTGGCTGGTTCCCTTTCCAACCACACCGAGCTGCAGAGAGCCTGGGCCACCATTGGCCGCACCCATCTAGATGTGTATGATCACTGCCAGTCAAGAGATGCCTTACTGCaggcccaggctgcctttgagaAGAGCTTAGCTATTGTGGATGAGAAACTAGAGG GGATACTGACCCAGCGAGAACTGAGCGAGATGAGGACTCGGCTCTACCTCAACCTGGGCCTCACCTTTGAGAGTCTACAGCAGACAGCCCTGTGCAATGACTACTTCAAGAAGAGCATCTTCCTTGCTGA GCAGAACCATCTCTATGAAGATCTGTTCCGGGCCCGATACAACCTGGGTGCCATCCACTGGCGCGGAGGGCAGCATTCTCAGGCCATGCGCTGCCTGGAGGGAGCCCGGGAGTGTGCGCGTGCTATGAAGATGAGGTTCATGGAGAGTGAATGCTGCATGGTGGTGTCCCAG gttCTCCAAGATCTGGGGGACTTCCTGGCTGCCAAACGATCCCTGAAGAAGGCCTATAGGTTGGGCTCCCAGAAGCCTGTCCAGAGAGCGGCTGTCTGTCAGAGTCTCAAGTATG TATTGGCCGTGatccagctgcagcagcagctggaagAGGCCGAGGGCAGGGATCCTCAACGTGCCATGGCTACCTGTGAACAACTGGGGGACCTTTTCTCCAAGGCGGGTGACTTTCCAAAGGCATTAGAGGCTTACCAGAAGCAG TTGCACTTTGCTGAGCTGCTGAACAGGCCAGATGTCGAGCTGGCTGTCATCCATGTATCCCTGGCCACCACACTGGGAGACATGAAGGATCACCGCAAGGCAGTGCACCATTATGAAGAGGAGCTGAGGCTACGCAAGGGCAATGCCCTGGAG GAAGCTAAGACTTGGTTCAATATTGCACTGTCACGTGAGGAAGCTGGGGACGCGTATGAACTGCTAGCACCATGCTTCCAGAAGGCTTTTAGCTGTGCCCAGCGGGCCCAGCGGTTCCAGCTGCAG AGGCAGATCTTACAGCACCTTTATACCGTGCAACTAAAGCTGCAGCCCCAAGAAGCCCCTGGCACCGAAATTAAACTGCAGGAATTGAGTATGGCAAAAggtgcagaggaagaggaggaggaggaggaagaggaagaagaagccagTGAGGCCCTGGAGACCAGTGACCTGGAGCTCTCAGAGAGCG aggacgatGCTGAcagggaggaagatgaggagctTCGGGGCTGCCTGGGCCGGCGGAAGGTAAACAAG TGGAACCGGCGTAACGACATGGGAGAGACCCTGCTGCACCGAGCCTGCATCGAAGGCCAACTGCGCCGCGTCCAGGACCTTGTGAGGCAG GGCCATCCTCTGAATCCCCGAGACTACTGCGGCTGGACACCTCTACACGAAGCATGCAACTATGGCCATCTTG AGATCGTCCGCTTCCTTCTGGACCACGGAGCAGCCGTGGATGACCCAGGTGGCCAGGGGTGTGATGGCATCACCCCGCTGCATGATGCCCTCACCTGTGGCCACTTTGAGGTAGCTGAACTACTCATTGAGCGAGGAGCATCTGTAACTCTCCGTACCAGGAAG GGCCTCAGCCCCCTGGAGACACTGCAACAGTGGGTGAAGCTGTACTTCAGGGACCTTGACCTTGAGACAAGACAGAAGGCGGCCTCCATGGAGAGGAGGCTCCAGATGGCCTCCTCAGGCCAAG cccTCCATGGCTCCCCTGGACTCCAGACCATTCCACGTAACCATCTCTTTGACCCTGAGACCTCTCCCCGCTCAAGCCCCTGTCCAGAACCCTCCCGGGGTACCCCTAGACCTCCAGAGGCCTCTCCAGGCCCTGCTGAGGACTTTCTGGAGGAAGCTGTGTCTGCCGGGTCCAGACCTCGAAGGAATAGGCACAGGCCAACCAGTAGCAGTAGCAGCTCAGAGGACGAGGACAGCATGGGTCCCTGCAGGCCATCTCAGAAAAGACCGAGACATTCTACCAGAGCACAGCAGGATGAAGCCCAGACAGCTGACCCGTCGTCCAAAAGCAGAGAGACAGCCACATCGAGTGCGTGCCGGGCTGCCTACCAAGCAGCCATCCGAGGAGTGGGTAGTGCCCAGAGCCGTCGGTTGGTACCTAGCCTGCCTCGGGGCTCAGATGAAGTCCCTGTCCCCAAGGCAGCGCTCATTCCCGAGGAGGAATACCTGGCTGGGGAATGGCTGGAGTTAGATACACCTCTGACCCATAGCAACAGGCCCAGTACCTCAGGGTCAGACCACGAGCGATGCCCTGTCAGGCGCCGGAATCGTGCCAAGCAGAGTCGCCTGACGTGTCTTGATGGTTGGGGTACACAGACTAAAGCGGGAGATGGCAGCTTGGCTGCAGAGTCTTCTCCAGAGAACCTCAGCATGCCTAGGACCTCGGGACCCAACAGGGAAAATTGTGCAGCAGGCCAGCCTTTG CTTCTGGTCCAGCCTCCTCCCATCCGGGTTCGAGTTCAAATTCAGGATAACCTTTTCCTCATCCCTGTCCCACACAG TGATGTCCACTCTGTGGCTTGGCTAGCAGAGCAAGCTGCCCAGCGCTACTACCAAACCTGTGGCCTACTTCCAAGGCTCACCCTACGGAAGGATGGAGCACTGTTGGCTCCACAGGACCCCATCCCCGATGTGCTGCAGAGCAACGATGAG GTGCTGGCTGAAGTCACTTCGTGGGACCTTCCCCCGCTAACTGACCGCTACCGCAGAGCCTGCCAGAGCCTGGGGCAAG ggGAGCACCAGCAAGTACTGCAGGCCATGGAGCACCAGAGTTCAAGCCCTTCCTTTAGTGCCTGTTCCCTGGCCTTGTGCCAAGCCCAGCTCACACCCCTGCTACGGGCCCTCAAGTTACACACAGCGCTCCGGGAGCTGCGCCTTGCTGGGAACCGACTGGGCGATGGGTGTGCTCCTGAGCTGCTGGCTACCCTGGGCACCATGCCTAACCTGGtcctccttgatctctcttccaATCACTTGGGCCAGGAAGGTCTGCGCCAGCTTGTTGAAGGCTCCTCGGGCCAAGCTGCTTTACAG AACTTGGAGGAAATGGACCTAAGCATGAATCCACTAGGAGATGGCTGTGGCCAGGCCCTGGCCTCCCTTCTGCGGGCCTGCCCCATGCTCAGCACCCTGCGCCTACAAGCCTGTGGCTTCAGCTCCAGCTTCTTCCAGAGCCACCAGGCTGCTCTGGGTAGCGCCTTCCAAG ATGCTGAACACCTGAAGGCCTTGTCCTTGTCTTACAATGCGCTCGGCGCTCCCGCCCTGGCCAGGGTGCTGCAGAGCTTACCGGCCCGTGCCCTCCTGCGTCTGGAGCTTAGCTCCGTGGCAGCCAGCAAGAGCGACTTGAGTCTTGTGGAGCCAGTTGTCAGATACTTGACCAAG GAAGGCTGTGCTCTGACCCACCTAACCCTGTCTGCAAACTACCTGAGTGACAAGGCCGTGAAAGACCTGAGCAG ATGTCTCCCGTACTGCCCCTCACTTGTCTCTCTGGACTTGTCTGCCAACCCTGAGGTCAGCGGTGCCAGTCTAGAGGAGCTCTTATCTGCCCTCCAAGAGCGGCCCCAAGGCCTCAGCTTCCTTGGCTTGTCAGGTAAGAGCTGGAAGCCCCAGCGGCTCCTGCCATGCCTCACCTCACGCAGGACTTACTTGCCAGGGACCTGccagaggaagagacagacactGCCGCCAGCCAGGCTCTGTGAGACTGTCGTGGTGAAAGGCACCTTGTGGTGTGACGGGGGCAAGGTGAGACTGCCTCTGTCCTATTGCTCAGAATACGGCGGGAAGGAACCAGGTatggctcatacctgtaacccagcactagggaggctaaggcagacTCCCTCAAACATGTCCTGA
- the Tonsl gene encoding tonsoku-like protein isoform X1, which produces MTLEQELRQLSKAKARAQRNGQLREEAVYCHQLGELLAGHGRFTEALEEHQQELHLLESVQDTLGCAVAHRKIGERLAEMENYSEALKHQHLYLDLAGSLSNHTELQRAWATIGRTHLDVYDHCQSRDALLQAQAAFEKSLAIVDEKLEGILTQRELSEMRTRLYLNLGLTFESLQQTALCNDYFKKSIFLAEQNHLYEDLFRARYNLGAIHWRGGQHSQAMRCLEGARECARAMKMRFMESECCMVVSQVLQDLGDFLAAKRSLKKAYRLGSQKPVQRAAVCQSLKYVLAVIQLQQQLEEAEGRDPQRAMATCEQLGDLFSKAGDFPKALEAYQKQLHFAELLNRPDVELAVIHVSLATTLGDMKDHRKAVHHYEEELRLRKGNALEEAKTWFNIALSREEAGDAYELLAPCFQKAFSCAQRAQRFQLQRQILQHLYTVQLKLQPQEAPGTEIKLQELSMAKGAEEEEEEEEEEEEASEALETSDLELSESEDDADREEDEELRGCLGRRKVNKWNRRNDMGETLLHRACIEGQLRRVQDLVRQGHPLNPRDYCGWTPLHEACNYGHLEIVRFLLDHGAAVDDPGGQGCDGITPLHDALTCGHFEVAELLIERGASVTLRTRKGLSPLETLQQWVKLYFRDLDLETRQKAASMERRLQMASSGQALHGSPGLQTIPRNHLFDPETSPRSSPCPEPSRGTPRPPEASPGPAEDFLEEAVSAGSRPRRNRHRPTSSSSSSEDEDSMGPCRPSQKRPRHSTRAQQDEAQTADPSSKSRETATSSACRAAYQAAIRGVGSAQSRRLVPSLPRGSDEVPVPKAALIPEEEYLAGEWLELDTPLTHSNRPSTSGSDHERCPVRRRNRAKQSRLTCLDGWGTQTKAGDGSLAAESSPENLSMPRTSGPNRENCAAGQPLLLVQPPPIRVRVQIQDNLFLIPVPHSSDVHSVAWLAEQAAQRYYQTCGLLPRLTLRKDGALLAPQDPIPDVLQSNDEVLAEVTSWDLPPLTDRYRRACQSLGQGEHQQVLQAMEHQSSSPSFSACSLALCQAQLTPLLRALKLHTALRELRLAGNRLGDGCAPELLATLGTMPNLVLLDLSSNHLGQEGLRQLVEGSSGQAALQNLEEMDLSMNPLGDGCGQALASLLRACPMLSTLRLQACGFSSSFFQSHQAALGSAFQDAEHLKALSLSYNALGAPALARVLQSLPARALLRLELSSVAASKSDLSLVEPVVRYLTKEGCALTHLTLSANYLSDKAVKDLSRCLPYCPSLVSLDLSANPEVSGASLEELLSALQERPQGLSFLGLSGKSWKPQRLLPCLTSRRTYLPGTCQRKRQTLPPARLCETVVVKGTLWCDGGKVRLPLSYCSEYGGKEPGMAHTCNPALGRLRQTPSNMS; this is translated from the exons ATGACCCTGGAGCAGGAGCTTCGCC AGCTGAGCAAAGCCAAAGCCAGGGCCCAGAGGAATGGGCAGCTGCGCGAGGAGGCGGTCTACTGCCACCAGCTGGGGGAGCTGCTGGCTGGCCACG GCCGCTTCACGGAAGCTCTGGAGGAGCACCAGCAGGAGCTACATCTGCTTGAGAGCGTCCAGGACACCCTGGGCTGCGCAGTGGCCCACCGCAAGATCGGAGAACGGCTGGCCGAGATGGAGAATTACTCGGAGGCTCTGAAG CACCAGCATCTCTACCTGGATCTGGCTGGTTCCCTTTCCAACCACACCGAGCTGCAGAGAGCCTGGGCCACCATTGGCCGCACCCATCTAGATGTGTATGATCACTGCCAGTCAAGAGATGCCTTACTGCaggcccaggctgcctttgagaAGAGCTTAGCTATTGTGGATGAGAAACTAGAGG GGATACTGACCCAGCGAGAACTGAGCGAGATGAGGACTCGGCTCTACCTCAACCTGGGCCTCACCTTTGAGAGTCTACAGCAGACAGCCCTGTGCAATGACTACTTCAAGAAGAGCATCTTCCTTGCTGA GCAGAACCATCTCTATGAAGATCTGTTCCGGGCCCGATACAACCTGGGTGCCATCCACTGGCGCGGAGGGCAGCATTCTCAGGCCATGCGCTGCCTGGAGGGAGCCCGGGAGTGTGCGCGTGCTATGAAGATGAGGTTCATGGAGAGTGAATGCTGCATGGTGGTGTCCCAG gttCTCCAAGATCTGGGGGACTTCCTGGCTGCCAAACGATCCCTGAAGAAGGCCTATAGGTTGGGCTCCCAGAAGCCTGTCCAGAGAGCGGCTGTCTGTCAGAGTCTCAAGTATG TATTGGCCGTGatccagctgcagcagcagctggaagAGGCCGAGGGCAGGGATCCTCAACGTGCCATGGCTACCTGTGAACAACTGGGGGACCTTTTCTCCAAGGCGGGTGACTTTCCAAAGGCATTAGAGGCTTACCAGAAGCAG TTGCACTTTGCTGAGCTGCTGAACAGGCCAGATGTCGAGCTGGCTGTCATCCATGTATCCCTGGCCACCACACTGGGAGACATGAAGGATCACCGCAAGGCAGTGCACCATTATGAAGAGGAGCTGAGGCTACGCAAGGGCAATGCCCTGGAG GAAGCTAAGACTTGGTTCAATATTGCACTGTCACGTGAGGAAGCTGGGGACGCGTATGAACTGCTAGCACCATGCTTCCAGAAGGCTTTTAGCTGTGCCCAGCGGGCCCAGCGGTTCCAGCTGCAG AGGCAGATCTTACAGCACCTTTATACCGTGCAACTAAAGCTGCAGCCCCAAGAAGCCCCTGGCACCGAAATTAAACTGCAGGAATTGAGTATGGCAAAAggtgcagaggaagaggaggaggaggaggaagaggaagaagaagccagTGAGGCCCTGGAGACCAGTGACCTGGAGCTCTCAGAGAGCG aggacgatGCTGAcagggaggaagatgaggagctTCGGGGCTGCCTGGGCCGGCGGAAGGTAAACAAG TGGAACCGGCGTAACGACATGGGAGAGACCCTGCTGCACCGAGCCTGCATCGAAGGCCAACTGCGCCGCGTCCAGGACCTTGTGAGGCAG GGCCATCCTCTGAATCCCCGAGACTACTGCGGCTGGACACCTCTACACGAAGCATGCAACTATGGCCATCTTG AGATCGTCCGCTTCCTTCTGGACCACGGAGCAGCCGTGGATGACCCAGGTGGCCAGGGGTGTGATGGCATCACCCCGCTGCATGATGCCCTCACCTGTGGCCACTTTGAGGTAGCTGAACTACTCATTGAGCGAGGAGCATCTGTAACTCTCCGTACCAGGAAG GGCCTCAGCCCCCTGGAGACACTGCAACAGTGGGTGAAGCTGTACTTCAGGGACCTTGACCTTGAGACAAGACAGAAGGCGGCCTCCATGGAGAGGAGGCTCCAGATGGCCTCCTCAGGCCAAG cccTCCATGGCTCCCCTGGACTCCAGACCATTCCACGTAACCATCTCTTTGACCCTGAGACCTCTCCCCGCTCAAGCCCCTGTCCAGAACCCTCCCGGGGTACCCCTAGACCTCCAGAGGCCTCTCCAGGCCCTGCTGAGGACTTTCTGGAGGAAGCTGTGTCTGCCGGGTCCAGACCTCGAAGGAATAGGCACAGGCCAACCAGTAGCAGTAGCAGCTCAGAGGACGAGGACAGCATGGGTCCCTGCAGGCCATCTCAGAAAAGACCGAGACATTCTACCAGAGCACAGCAGGATGAAGCCCAGACAGCTGACCCGTCGTCCAAAAGCAGAGAGACAGCCACATCGAGTGCGTGCCGGGCTGCCTACCAAGCAGCCATCCGAGGAGTGGGTAGTGCCCAGAGCCGTCGGTTGGTACCTAGCCTGCCTCGGGGCTCAGATGAAGTCCCTGTCCCCAAGGCAGCGCTCATTCCCGAGGAGGAATACCTGGCTGGGGAATGGCTGGAGTTAGATACACCTCTGACCCATAGCAACAGGCCCAGTACCTCAGGGTCAGACCACGAGCGATGCCCTGTCAGGCGCCGGAATCGTGCCAAGCAGAGTCGCCTGACGTGTCTTGATGGTTGGGGTACACAGACTAAAGCGGGAGATGGCAGCTTGGCTGCAGAGTCTTCTCCAGAGAACCTCAGCATGCCTAGGACCTCGGGACCCAACAGGGAAAATTGTGCAGCAGGCCAGCCTTTG CTTCTGGTCCAGCCTCCTCCCATCCGGGTTCGAGTTCAAATTCAGGATAACCTTTTCCTCATCCCTGTCCCACACAG CAGTGATGTCCACTCTGTGGCTTGGCTAGCAGAGCAAGCTGCCCAGCGCTACTACCAAACCTGTGGCCTACTTCCAAGGCTCACCCTACGGAAGGATGGAGCACTGTTGGCTCCACAGGACCCCATCCCCGATGTGCTGCAGAGCAACGATGAG GTGCTGGCTGAAGTCACTTCGTGGGACCTTCCCCCGCTAACTGACCGCTACCGCAGAGCCTGCCAGAGCCTGGGGCAAG ggGAGCACCAGCAAGTACTGCAGGCCATGGAGCACCAGAGTTCAAGCCCTTCCTTTAGTGCCTGTTCCCTGGCCTTGTGCCAAGCCCAGCTCACACCCCTGCTACGGGCCCTCAAGTTACACACAGCGCTCCGGGAGCTGCGCCTTGCTGGGAACCGACTGGGCGATGGGTGTGCTCCTGAGCTGCTGGCTACCCTGGGCACCATGCCTAACCTGGtcctccttgatctctcttccaATCACTTGGGCCAGGAAGGTCTGCGCCAGCTTGTTGAAGGCTCCTCGGGCCAAGCTGCTTTACAG AACTTGGAGGAAATGGACCTAAGCATGAATCCACTAGGAGATGGCTGTGGCCAGGCCCTGGCCTCCCTTCTGCGGGCCTGCCCCATGCTCAGCACCCTGCGCCTACAAGCCTGTGGCTTCAGCTCCAGCTTCTTCCAGAGCCACCAGGCTGCTCTGGGTAGCGCCTTCCAAG ATGCTGAACACCTGAAGGCCTTGTCCTTGTCTTACAATGCGCTCGGCGCTCCCGCCCTGGCCAGGGTGCTGCAGAGCTTACCGGCCCGTGCCCTCCTGCGTCTGGAGCTTAGCTCCGTGGCAGCCAGCAAGAGCGACTTGAGTCTTGTGGAGCCAGTTGTCAGATACTTGACCAAG GAAGGCTGTGCTCTGACCCACCTAACCCTGTCTGCAAACTACCTGAGTGACAAGGCCGTGAAAGACCTGAGCAG ATGTCTCCCGTACTGCCCCTCACTTGTCTCTCTGGACTTGTCTGCCAACCCTGAGGTCAGCGGTGCCAGTCTAGAGGAGCTCTTATCTGCCCTCCAAGAGCGGCCCCAAGGCCTCAGCTTCCTTGGCTTGTCAGGTAAGAGCTGGAAGCCCCAGCGGCTCCTGCCATGCCTCACCTCACGCAGGACTTACTTGCCAGGGACCTGccagaggaagagacagacactGCCGCCAGCCAGGCTCTGTGAGACTGTCGTGGTGAAAGGCACCTTGTGGTGTGACGGGGGCAAGGTGAGACTGCCTCTGTCCTATTGCTCAGAATACGGCGGGAAGGAACCAGGTatggctcatacctgtaacccagcactagggaggctaaggcagacTCCCTCAAACATGTCCTGA